In a genomic window of Muntiacus reevesi chromosome 1, mMunRee1.1, whole genome shotgun sequence:
- the COL5A3 gene encoding collagen alpha-3(V) chain isoform X2: MGSRRGPGQPRAGLCLLLASLQLLPRMQADPVDVLKALGVRGGQAGIPEGPGLCPQRVPEGDRAFRVGKTSTLGVPTQELFQDGHFPENFSILITLRGQPANRSVLLSVYDEGGIRQLGLALGPALDLLGDSFSPLPQQVNLTDGRWHRVAVSVDGGMVTLVADCEPQLPILAQGPRFISTAGLTVLGTQDLGEETFEGDVQELVISPDPQAAFQACERYLPGCDDVDPAVTTVPQGEPEIPPPRRKGKGKGKKKGRGRKGKGRKKKNKETLAVSPPPGSLENQTSTDIPKTESPEPTLSPTPMPMVITTAVTFGSNVTILEEALDPDNETELETLETELAREDEEGGPPMGPHFRAAEQSWDTEFQIFPGAGEKGEKGEKGEPAVVEQGQQFEGPPGAPGPRGVVGPSGPPGPPGFPGDRGLPGPAGLPGIPGIDGIRGLPGTVIMIPFQFARGSHKGPPVSFQQAQAQAVLQQAQLSMKGPPGPVGLTGRPGPVGLPGYPGLKGEMGEMGPQGPRGLQGPHGPPGREGKMGRPGAEGARGLPGATGPKGDRGFDGLPGLPGEKGQRGDFGYVGKPGPPGEDGQKGAEGPPGPTGQAGEPGPRGLIGPRGSPGPLGRPGVIGSDGAPGAKGNVGPPGEPGPPGQQGNPGSQGIPGPQGPIGTPGEKGPPGNPGIPGIPGSEGPPGHPGHEGPTGEKGAQGPAGSAGPPGYPGPRGVKGTSGNRGLQGEKGERGEDGFPGFKGDAGLKGDRGQPGPPGPRGEDGPEGLKGQEGLAGEEGPPGSAGEKGKLGVPGLPGYPGRPGPKGSIGFPGPLGPLGEKGKRGKAGQPGLEGERGPPGARGDRGQPGATGQPGPKGDVGQDGAPGFPGEKGLPGLQGPPGFSGPKGPPGPQGKDGLPGHPGQRGELGFQGQTGPPGPAGVVGPQGKTGEAGPLGERGPPGPPGPPGEQGLPGLEGREGAKGDVGPLGPLGKEGPPGPRGFPGPHGAPGDPGPTGLKGDKGPPGPVGANGSPGERGPVGPAGGIGLPGQSGGQGPVGPTGEKGSPGERGAPGPTGKDGIPGPLGLPGPPGAAGPSGEEGDKGEVGAPGHKGSKGDKGDAGPPGPTGIRGPVGHPGSPGADGAQGRRGPPGLFGQKGDDGVRGFPGMIGPPGLQGMPGPAGEKGEVGDVGSMGPHGAPGPRGPQGPSGSEGPPGLPGGVGQPGAVGEKGEPGEPGDPGPPGTPGIPGPRGEVGEKGDAGPSGAAGPPGKKGPPGEDGAKGNMGPTGLPGDLGPPGDPGVSGQDGPPGEKGDPGDVGGPGPPGASGEPGAPGPPGKRGPSGRMGREGREGEKGAKGEPGPDGPPGRTGPVGARGPPGRVGPEGLRGIPGPVGEPGLLGPPGLLGPPGPLGPSGLPGLKGDAGPKGEKGHIGLMGLVGPPGEAGEKGDQGLPGVQGSPGLQGEPGSPGPIGSLGHPGPRGVVGPPGQKGSKGSPGSQGPRGDTGPPGPPGPPGPSAELHGLRRRRRSLPGLGTPEGGLEEVLASMESLSFEIEQLRRPPGTAERPGLVCKELHRSHPHLPDGEYWIDPNQGCARDALRVFCNFTAGGETCLYPDKKFETVKLASWSKEKPGGWYSTFRRGKKFSYVDADGAPVSVVQLTFLKLLSATARQSFTYTCQNSAAWLDEAAGDHSRSARFLGANGEELSFNQTAAATIKVPSDGCRLRKGQSKTLFEFSSSQVGFLPLLDVAAADFGQTNQKFGFELGPVCFSS, from the exons ATGGGGAGTCGCCGGGGCCCGGGCCAGCCGCGGGCCGGCCTCTGCCTGCTCCTGGCCTCTCTGCAGCTTCTGCCCCGGATGCAGGCCG ATCCTGTGGACGTGCTGAAAGCGCTGGGCGTGCGGGGGGGCCAGGCTGGGATCCCTGAGGGACCCGGCCTCTGCCCCCAGAGGGTCCCGGAGGGCGACCGAGCGTTCCGGGTGGGCAAGACCAGCACGCTTGGTGTCCCCACGCAGGAGCTCTTCCAAG ATGGGCACTTTCCTGAGAACTTCTCCATCCTGATCACTCTGCGGGGCCAGCCAGCCAACCGTTCTGTCCTTCTGTCCGTCTACGATGAGGGCGGCATCCGGCAGCTGGGCTTGGCCTTGGGGCCAGCTCTGGACCTCCTAGGTGATTCCttcagccccctcccccagcaggtCAACCTCACGGACGGCAG GTGGCATCGTGTGGCAGTCAGTGTGGACGGTGGGATGGTGACCCTGGTGGCTGATTGTGAACCTCAGCTCCCCATATTGGCTCAGGGACCTCGATTCATCAGCACAGCGGGACTCACTGTGCTGGGGACCCAGGACCTTGGAGAGGAGACTTTTGAG GGAGATGTTCAGGAGCTGGTGATAAGCCCAGATCCCCAGGCTGCCTTCCAGGCATGTGAGCGATACCTTCCTGGCTGTGATGACGTGGATCCAGCAGTCACCACG GTCCCTCAGGGGGAGCCAGAAATCCCTCCCCCTAGGcggaaggggaaaggaaaagggaagaaaaaagggcGAGGTCGTAAGGGAAAGGGCAGGAAGAAGAAGAACAAGGAAACTCTGGCTGTGAGTCCACCTCCTGGCTCCCTGGAGAACCAG ACCTCCACTGACATCCCCAAGACAGAGTCACCAGAACCAACTCTGTCTCCAACTCCCATGCCTATGGTCATCACCACAGCTGTGACCTTTGGTAGCAATGTCACCATCCTAGAG GAGGCCCTGGACCCTGACAATGAAACTGAACTGGAGACCCTGGAGACTGAGTTAGCCAGAGAAGATGAAGAAGGTGGTCCCCCCATGGGCCCCCACTTCCGGGCAGCAGAACAGTCATGGGATACTGAGTTCCAGATCTTTCCT GGtgctggagaaaaaggagaaaaaggagaaaaaggagaaccGGCCGTGGTCGAACAG GGACAGCAGTTTGAAGGACCCCCAGGAGCCCCGGGACCCCGC GGGGTGGTTGGCCCCTCAGGCCCTCCTGGTCCCCCAGGATTCCCTGGAGACCGTGGTCTACCG ggccctgcTGGCCTCCCAGGCATCCCTGGTATTGATGGGATCCGGGGTCTCCCAGGCACTGTGATCATGATACCG TTCCAGTTTGCAAGAGGCTCTCACAAAGGACCCCCAGTATCCTTCCAGCAAGCCCAGGCTCAGGCTGTCCTGCAACAGGCTCAG CTGTCTATGAAAGGCCCTCCTGGCCCGGTGGGGCTCACTGGACGCCCAGGCCCCGTG ggtCTCCCTGGGTATCCAGGTCTGAAAGGAGAGATGGGGGAAATGGGGCCACAG ggTCCCCGAGGGCTTCAGGGACCTCATGGACCCCCTGGCCGAGAGGGAAAGATG GGCCGCCCTGGAGCAGAGGGGGCTCGGGGCCTCCCAGGCGCCACAGGACCTAAG GGCGATCGGGGCTTTGATGGCCTGCCAGGGCTGCCTGGTGAGAAGGGCCAaagg GGTGACTTTGGTTATGTGGGGAAACCTGGTCCCCCGGGAGAGGATGGGCAGAAG GGAGCAGAGGGACCTCCGGGGCCCACTGGCCAGGCGGGGGAGCCG GGCCCCCGAGGACTGATTGGCCCTAGAGGCTCCCCCGGACCCCTGGGACGTCCG ggcGTGATTGGAAGTGATGGTGCTCCAGGTGCCAAAGGAAATGTG GGTCCTCCAGGAGAACCAGGCCCCCCAGGACAGCAGGGAAATCCTGGGTCCCAG ggaatccccggCCCCCAGGGACCCATCGGCACTCCTGGGGAGAAG gGTCCCCCTGGAAACCCAGGAATTCCAGGCATCCCAGGATCTGAAGGCCCTCCG GGTCACCCAGGTCATGAGGGCCCAACAGGAGAGAAAGGGGCCCAG GGTCCAGCAGGGTCAGCAGGCCCTCCGGGCTATCCTGGACCTCGGGGTGTGAAG GGTACCTCTGGCAACCGGGGCCTCcagggggagaaaggagagagg GGAGAGGATggtttcccaggcttcaagggtGATGCGGGGCTTAAAGGAGATCGG GGGCAACCCGGACCCCCAGGTCCTCGGGGAGAGGATGGTCCTGAAGGGCTAAAGGGGCAGGAAGGGCTGGCTGGTGAGgaggggcccccaggctcagctGGGGAGAAG GGCAAGCTTGGAGTGCCGGGTCTCCCAGGTTACCCAGGACGTCCAGGCCCTAAG ggctctattggctttccgggACCCCTGGGACCATTAGGAGAAAAAGGGAAGCGG GGGAAGGCTGGGCAGCCAGGCCTGGAAGGAGAGCGGGGACCACCA ggTGCCCGTGGAGACAGAGGACAACCAGGGGCCACGGGGCAGCCGGGCCCTAAG GGTGATGTGGGCCAGGACGGAGCCCCTGGGTTCCCTGGAGAaaag GGCCTCCCAGGTCTGCAAGGTCCTCCTGGGTTCTCTGGACCAAAAGGTCCCCCT GGTCCCCAGGGGAAAGACGGGCTACCTGGACACCCTGGACAGAGAGGAGAATTG GGTTTCCAAGGTCAGACAGGCCCACCTGGACCAGCTGGTGTCGTGGGTCCTCAG ggaaagacAGGAGAAGCAGGGCCTCTGGGTGAGAGGGGACCCCCAGGGCCCCCTGGACCTCCTGGTGAACAAGGTCTTCCGGGCCTGGAAGGCAGAGAGGGGGCCAAG GGGGACGTGGGACCACTGGGACCCCTCGGGAAGGAAGGGCCCCCTGGACCCAGAGGTTTCCCTGGTCCCCATGGAGCCCCTGGGGACCCG GGACCAACTGGTTTAAAGGGTGACAAGGGCCCCCCGGGTCCTGTCGGTGCCAAC GGATCCCCTGGGGAGCGTGGTCCTGTAGGCCCAGCAGGGGGCATTGGGCTTCCTGGTCAAAGTGGAGGCCAAGGCCCTGTGGGCCCCACAGGCGAGAAGGGTTCCCCG GGTGAACGTGGCGCCCCTGGCCCCACTGGTAAAGATGGGATCCCCGGACCCCTGGGACTTCCTGGACCCCCTGGAGCTGCGGGGCCTTCTGGCGAGGAAGGGGAtaag GGAGAAGTGGGTGCCCCCGGTCACAAAGGCAGCAAAGGTGACAAGGGAGATGCG ggcccacCTGGACCAACGGGGATACGGGGTCCGGTGGGACACCCAGGCTCCCCG GGAGCAGACGGGGCTCAGGGACGCCGAGGACCCCCAGGCCTCTTTGGGCAGAAAGGAGATGATGGAGtgagaggcttccctggcatGATTGGTCCTCCTGGCCTACAG GGAATGCCAGGCCCTGCTGGAGAAAAGGGAGAAGTTGGAGATGTAGGGTCCATG GGTCCCCACGGAGCCCCAGGCCCTCGGGGTCCCCAGGGCCCCAGCGGATCAGAG GGTCCTCCAGGGTTGCCTGGGGGAGTTGGTCAGCCCGGAGCTGTGGGTGAGAAG GGTGAGCCAGGAGAGCCTGGAGACCCAGGACCCCCAGGGACTCCAGGCATCCCA GGCCCCAGAGGAGAAGTTGGTGAAAAAGGGGATGCAGGCCCATCTGGGGCTGCTGGACCCCCAGGCAAGAAAGGTCCCCCTGGAGAGGATGGAGCAAAGGGGAACATG GGCCCCACAGGGCTCCCAGGAGACCTAGGCCCCCCTGGAGACCCTGGAGTTTCG GGTCAAGATGGTCCCCCAGGGGAGAAGGGAGACCCTGGAGATGTGGGGGGACCG GGTCCACCTGGCGCTTCTGGGGAGCCCGGTGCCCCTGGGCCTCCTGGTAAAAGG GGTCCTTCTGGTCGCATGGGTCgagaaggcagagaaggagagaaaggtgCCAAG GGGGAACCAGGTCCTGATGGGCCCCCAGGGAGGACAGGCCCAGTGGGGGCTCGAGGGCCCCCTGGACGTGTTGGGCCTGAGGGTCTTCGTGGGATCCCCGGACCTGTG GGTGAACCAGGCCTTCTGGGACCTCCTGGACTGTTAGGCCCTCCTGGTCCCCTG GGGCCCTCTGGCCTCCCAGGGCTGAAGGGAGATGCTGGCCCCAAGGGGGAAAAG GGCCACATTGGATTAATGGGTCTCGTTGGCCCCCCTGGGGAGGCTGGTGAGAAAGGGGATCAGGGGTTGCCAGGAGTGCAAGGCTCCCCTGGCCTCCAGGGAGAACCG GGTTCCCCTGGTCCCATTGGCTCTCTGGGCCACCCGGGGCCCCGAGGCGTGGTG GGTCCGCCAGGACAGAAAGGCTCAAAGGGGTCCCCG GGATCCCAAGGTCCTCGTGGAGACACCGGCCCCCCAGGTCCTCCTGGTCCCCCG GGTCCCTCTGCGGAGCTGCACGGGCTGCGCCGGCGCCGACGTTCCCTGCCGGGCTTGGGGACCCCGGAGGGCGGCCTGGAGGAGGTGCTGGCCTCGATGGAGTCGCTGAGCTTCGAGATAGAGCAGCTGCGGCGCCCTCCCGGCACGGCTGAGCGCCCCGGCCTCGTGTGCAAAGAGCTGCACCGTAGCCATCCGCATCTGCCCGACG GGGAATACTGGATCGATCCCAATCAAGGCTGCGCGCGGGATGCGCTCAGGGTGTTCTGTAACTTCACGGCAGGAGGAGAAACCTGCCTCTACCCAGACAAGAAGTTTGAGACC
- the COL5A3 gene encoding collagen alpha-3(V) chain isoform X1 yields MGSRRGPGQPRAGLCLLLASLQLLPRMQAADPVDVLKALGVRGGQAGIPEGPGLCPQRVPEGDRAFRVGKTSTLGVPTQELFQDGHFPENFSILITLRGQPANRSVLLSVYDEGGIRQLGLALGPALDLLGDSFSPLPQQVNLTDGRWHRVAVSVDGGMVTLVADCEPQLPILAQGPRFISTAGLTVLGTQDLGEETFEGDVQELVISPDPQAAFQACERYLPGCDDVDPAVTTVPQGEPEIPPPRRKGKGKGKKKGRGRKGKGRKKKNKETLAVSPPPGSLENQTSTDIPKTESPEPTLSPTPMPMVITTAVTFGSNVTILEEALDPDNETELETLETELAREDEEGGPPMGPHFRAAEQSWDTEFQIFPGAGEKGEKGEKGEPAVVEQGQQFEGPPGAPGPRGVVGPSGPPGPPGFPGDRGLPGPAGLPGIPGIDGIRGLPGTVIMIPFQFARGSHKGPPVSFQQAQAQAVLQQAQLSMKGPPGPVGLTGRPGPVGLPGYPGLKGEMGEMGPQGPRGLQGPHGPPGREGKMGRPGAEGARGLPGATGPKGDRGFDGLPGLPGEKGQRGDFGYVGKPGPPGEDGQKGAEGPPGPTGQAGEPGPRGLIGPRGSPGPLGRPGVIGSDGAPGAKGNVGPPGEPGPPGQQGNPGSQGIPGPQGPIGTPGEKGPPGNPGIPGIPGSEGPPGHPGHEGPTGEKGAQGPAGSAGPPGYPGPRGVKGTSGNRGLQGEKGERGEDGFPGFKGDAGLKGDRGQPGPPGPRGEDGPEGLKGQEGLAGEEGPPGSAGEKGKLGVPGLPGYPGRPGPKGSIGFPGPLGPLGEKGKRGKAGQPGLEGERGPPGARGDRGQPGATGQPGPKGDVGQDGAPGFPGEKGLPGLQGPPGFSGPKGPPGPQGKDGLPGHPGQRGELGFQGQTGPPGPAGVVGPQGKTGEAGPLGERGPPGPPGPPGEQGLPGLEGREGAKGDVGPLGPLGKEGPPGPRGFPGPHGAPGDPGPTGLKGDKGPPGPVGANGSPGERGPVGPAGGIGLPGQSGGQGPVGPTGEKGSPGERGAPGPTGKDGIPGPLGLPGPPGAAGPSGEEGDKGEVGAPGHKGSKGDKGDAGPPGPTGIRGPVGHPGSPGADGAQGRRGPPGLFGQKGDDGVRGFPGMIGPPGLQGMPGPAGEKGEVGDVGSMGPHGAPGPRGPQGPSGSEGPPGLPGGVGQPGAVGEKGEPGEPGDPGPPGTPGIPGPRGEVGEKGDAGPSGAAGPPGKKGPPGEDGAKGNMGPTGLPGDLGPPGDPGVSGQDGPPGEKGDPGDVGGPGPPGASGEPGAPGPPGKRGPSGRMGREGREGEKGAKGEPGPDGPPGRTGPVGARGPPGRVGPEGLRGIPGPVGEPGLLGPPGLLGPPGPLGPSGLPGLKGDAGPKGEKGHIGLMGLVGPPGEAGEKGDQGLPGVQGSPGLQGEPGSPGPIGSLGHPGPRGVVGPPGQKGSKGSPGSQGPRGDTGPPGPPGPPGPSAELHGLRRRRRSLPGLGTPEGGLEEVLASMESLSFEIEQLRRPPGTAERPGLVCKELHRSHPHLPDGEYWIDPNQGCARDALRVFCNFTAGGETCLYPDKKFETVKLASWSKEKPGGWYSTFRRGKKFSYVDADGAPVSVVQLTFLKLLSATARQSFTYTCQNSAAWLDEAAGDHSRSARFLGANGEELSFNQTAAATIKVPSDGCRLRKGQSKTLFEFSSSQVGFLPLLDVAAADFGQTNQKFGFELGPVCFSS; encoded by the exons ATGGGGAGTCGCCGGGGCCCGGGCCAGCCGCGGGCCGGCCTCTGCCTGCTCCTGGCCTCTCTGCAGCTTCTGCCCCGGATGCAGGCCG CAGATCCTGTGGACGTGCTGAAAGCGCTGGGCGTGCGGGGGGGCCAGGCTGGGATCCCTGAGGGACCCGGCCTCTGCCCCCAGAGGGTCCCGGAGGGCGACCGAGCGTTCCGGGTGGGCAAGACCAGCACGCTTGGTGTCCCCACGCAGGAGCTCTTCCAAG ATGGGCACTTTCCTGAGAACTTCTCCATCCTGATCACTCTGCGGGGCCAGCCAGCCAACCGTTCTGTCCTTCTGTCCGTCTACGATGAGGGCGGCATCCGGCAGCTGGGCTTGGCCTTGGGGCCAGCTCTGGACCTCCTAGGTGATTCCttcagccccctcccccagcaggtCAACCTCACGGACGGCAG GTGGCATCGTGTGGCAGTCAGTGTGGACGGTGGGATGGTGACCCTGGTGGCTGATTGTGAACCTCAGCTCCCCATATTGGCTCAGGGACCTCGATTCATCAGCACAGCGGGACTCACTGTGCTGGGGACCCAGGACCTTGGAGAGGAGACTTTTGAG GGAGATGTTCAGGAGCTGGTGATAAGCCCAGATCCCCAGGCTGCCTTCCAGGCATGTGAGCGATACCTTCCTGGCTGTGATGACGTGGATCCAGCAGTCACCACG GTCCCTCAGGGGGAGCCAGAAATCCCTCCCCCTAGGcggaaggggaaaggaaaagggaagaaaaaagggcGAGGTCGTAAGGGAAAGGGCAGGAAGAAGAAGAACAAGGAAACTCTGGCTGTGAGTCCACCTCCTGGCTCCCTGGAGAACCAG ACCTCCACTGACATCCCCAAGACAGAGTCACCAGAACCAACTCTGTCTCCAACTCCCATGCCTATGGTCATCACCACAGCTGTGACCTTTGGTAGCAATGTCACCATCCTAGAG GAGGCCCTGGACCCTGACAATGAAACTGAACTGGAGACCCTGGAGACTGAGTTAGCCAGAGAAGATGAAGAAGGTGGTCCCCCCATGGGCCCCCACTTCCGGGCAGCAGAACAGTCATGGGATACTGAGTTCCAGATCTTTCCT GGtgctggagaaaaaggagaaaaaggagaaaaaggagaaccGGCCGTGGTCGAACAG GGACAGCAGTTTGAAGGACCCCCAGGAGCCCCGGGACCCCGC GGGGTGGTTGGCCCCTCAGGCCCTCCTGGTCCCCCAGGATTCCCTGGAGACCGTGGTCTACCG ggccctgcTGGCCTCCCAGGCATCCCTGGTATTGATGGGATCCGGGGTCTCCCAGGCACTGTGATCATGATACCG TTCCAGTTTGCAAGAGGCTCTCACAAAGGACCCCCAGTATCCTTCCAGCAAGCCCAGGCTCAGGCTGTCCTGCAACAGGCTCAG CTGTCTATGAAAGGCCCTCCTGGCCCGGTGGGGCTCACTGGACGCCCAGGCCCCGTG ggtCTCCCTGGGTATCCAGGTCTGAAAGGAGAGATGGGGGAAATGGGGCCACAG ggTCCCCGAGGGCTTCAGGGACCTCATGGACCCCCTGGCCGAGAGGGAAAGATG GGCCGCCCTGGAGCAGAGGGGGCTCGGGGCCTCCCAGGCGCCACAGGACCTAAG GGCGATCGGGGCTTTGATGGCCTGCCAGGGCTGCCTGGTGAGAAGGGCCAaagg GGTGACTTTGGTTATGTGGGGAAACCTGGTCCCCCGGGAGAGGATGGGCAGAAG GGAGCAGAGGGACCTCCGGGGCCCACTGGCCAGGCGGGGGAGCCG GGCCCCCGAGGACTGATTGGCCCTAGAGGCTCCCCCGGACCCCTGGGACGTCCG ggcGTGATTGGAAGTGATGGTGCTCCAGGTGCCAAAGGAAATGTG GGTCCTCCAGGAGAACCAGGCCCCCCAGGACAGCAGGGAAATCCTGGGTCCCAG ggaatccccggCCCCCAGGGACCCATCGGCACTCCTGGGGAGAAG gGTCCCCCTGGAAACCCAGGAATTCCAGGCATCCCAGGATCTGAAGGCCCTCCG GGTCACCCAGGTCATGAGGGCCCAACAGGAGAGAAAGGGGCCCAG GGTCCAGCAGGGTCAGCAGGCCCTCCGGGCTATCCTGGACCTCGGGGTGTGAAG GGTACCTCTGGCAACCGGGGCCTCcagggggagaaaggagagagg GGAGAGGATggtttcccaggcttcaagggtGATGCGGGGCTTAAAGGAGATCGG GGGCAACCCGGACCCCCAGGTCCTCGGGGAGAGGATGGTCCTGAAGGGCTAAAGGGGCAGGAAGGGCTGGCTGGTGAGgaggggcccccaggctcagctGGGGAGAAG GGCAAGCTTGGAGTGCCGGGTCTCCCAGGTTACCCAGGACGTCCAGGCCCTAAG ggctctattggctttccgggACCCCTGGGACCATTAGGAGAAAAAGGGAAGCGG GGGAAGGCTGGGCAGCCAGGCCTGGAAGGAGAGCGGGGACCACCA ggTGCCCGTGGAGACAGAGGACAACCAGGGGCCACGGGGCAGCCGGGCCCTAAG GGTGATGTGGGCCAGGACGGAGCCCCTGGGTTCCCTGGAGAaaag GGCCTCCCAGGTCTGCAAGGTCCTCCTGGGTTCTCTGGACCAAAAGGTCCCCCT GGTCCCCAGGGGAAAGACGGGCTACCTGGACACCCTGGACAGAGAGGAGAATTG GGTTTCCAAGGTCAGACAGGCCCACCTGGACCAGCTGGTGTCGTGGGTCCTCAG ggaaagacAGGAGAAGCAGGGCCTCTGGGTGAGAGGGGACCCCCAGGGCCCCCTGGACCTCCTGGTGAACAAGGTCTTCCGGGCCTGGAAGGCAGAGAGGGGGCCAAG GGGGACGTGGGACCACTGGGACCCCTCGGGAAGGAAGGGCCCCCTGGACCCAGAGGTTTCCCTGGTCCCCATGGAGCCCCTGGGGACCCG GGACCAACTGGTTTAAAGGGTGACAAGGGCCCCCCGGGTCCTGTCGGTGCCAAC GGATCCCCTGGGGAGCGTGGTCCTGTAGGCCCAGCAGGGGGCATTGGGCTTCCTGGTCAAAGTGGAGGCCAAGGCCCTGTGGGCCCCACAGGCGAGAAGGGTTCCCCG GGTGAACGTGGCGCCCCTGGCCCCACTGGTAAAGATGGGATCCCCGGACCCCTGGGACTTCCTGGACCCCCTGGAGCTGCGGGGCCTTCTGGCGAGGAAGGGGAtaag GGAGAAGTGGGTGCCCCCGGTCACAAAGGCAGCAAAGGTGACAAGGGAGATGCG ggcccacCTGGACCAACGGGGATACGGGGTCCGGTGGGACACCCAGGCTCCCCG GGAGCAGACGGGGCTCAGGGACGCCGAGGACCCCCAGGCCTCTTTGGGCAGAAAGGAGATGATGGAGtgagaggcttccctggcatGATTGGTCCTCCTGGCCTACAG GGAATGCCAGGCCCTGCTGGAGAAAAGGGAGAAGTTGGAGATGTAGGGTCCATG GGTCCCCACGGAGCCCCAGGCCCTCGGGGTCCCCAGGGCCCCAGCGGATCAGAG GGTCCTCCAGGGTTGCCTGGGGGAGTTGGTCAGCCCGGAGCTGTGGGTGAGAAG GGTGAGCCAGGAGAGCCTGGAGACCCAGGACCCCCAGGGACTCCAGGCATCCCA GGCCCCAGAGGAGAAGTTGGTGAAAAAGGGGATGCAGGCCCATCTGGGGCTGCTGGACCCCCAGGCAAGAAAGGTCCCCCTGGAGAGGATGGAGCAAAGGGGAACATG GGCCCCACAGGGCTCCCAGGAGACCTAGGCCCCCCTGGAGACCCTGGAGTTTCG GGTCAAGATGGTCCCCCAGGGGAGAAGGGAGACCCTGGAGATGTGGGGGGACCG GGTCCACCTGGCGCTTCTGGGGAGCCCGGTGCCCCTGGGCCTCCTGGTAAAAGG GGTCCTTCTGGTCGCATGGGTCgagaaggcagagaaggagagaaaggtgCCAAG GGGGAACCAGGTCCTGATGGGCCCCCAGGGAGGACAGGCCCAGTGGGGGCTCGAGGGCCCCCTGGACGTGTTGGGCCTGAGGGTCTTCGTGGGATCCCCGGACCTGTG GGTGAACCAGGCCTTCTGGGACCTCCTGGACTGTTAGGCCCTCCTGGTCCCCTG GGGCCCTCTGGCCTCCCAGGGCTGAAGGGAGATGCTGGCCCCAAGGGGGAAAAG GGCCACATTGGATTAATGGGTCTCGTTGGCCCCCCTGGGGAGGCTGGTGAGAAAGGGGATCAGGGGTTGCCAGGAGTGCAAGGCTCCCCTGGCCTCCAGGGAGAACCG GGTTCCCCTGGTCCCATTGGCTCTCTGGGCCACCCGGGGCCCCGAGGCGTGGTG GGTCCGCCAGGACAGAAAGGCTCAAAGGGGTCCCCG GGATCCCAAGGTCCTCGTGGAGACACCGGCCCCCCAGGTCCTCCTGGTCCCCCG GGTCCCTCTGCGGAGCTGCACGGGCTGCGCCGGCGCCGACGTTCCCTGCCGGGCTTGGGGACCCCGGAGGGCGGCCTGGAGGAGGTGCTGGCCTCGATGGAGTCGCTGAGCTTCGAGATAGAGCAGCTGCGGCGCCCTCCCGGCACGGCTGAGCGCCCCGGCCTCGTGTGCAAAGAGCTGCACCGTAGCCATCCGCATCTGCCCGACG GGGAATACTGGATCGATCCCAATCAAGGCTGCGCGCGGGATGCGCTCAGGGTGTTCTGTAACTTCACGGCAGGAGGAGAAACCTGCCTCTACCCAGACAAGAAGTTTGAGACC